In Tenacibaculum sp. 190524A02b, the genomic stretch ATTTCCTTAAAAATAATACAACCACTGAAGCACCCTGAGCTATATAAAGCCTATGGTAAAAAAACTGGAGGAGGTATATTACTTTACGGGCCTCCTGGGTGTGGTAAAACTCATATTGCTCGTGCTACAGCTGGCGAAATAAATGCACACTTTATCAATGTTGGTATAAATGATATATTAGACATGTGGATTGGTAGTAGCGAACGTAATCTTCATGAAATATTTGAAAATGCTAGAAGTAATAAACCTTGTGTTTTATTTATTGATGAAATAGATGCTTTAGGGGCTAATAGAAGTGACATTAGTAAAAGCGGTAGTAGAACGGTTATTAATCAGTTTCTTGCTGAACTTGATGGGCTTGACTCCAATAATGATGGTATTTTAATTTTAGCAGCAACTAACAATCCTTGGTACTTAGACCCAGCTTTTAGAAGACCTGGCAGGTTTGATAGAATTATTTTTGTTTCTCCTCCTGATGAAAAAGCAAGACAGGAAATTTTTGAAATACTTTTAAAAGACAAGCCTATTGAAGGAATTAATTTTGAAAAACTTTCTAAACTTACCAAAGAATTTTCAGGAGCTGATATGCAAGCTGTTATAGATATTGCCATAGAAGAGAAATTAGAAAAATCTTTTGAAACTGGAAAGCTTGAACCTTTATCTATGACTAGTTTAACTAAAGCTATAAAAAAACACAAAGCTAGTACTAAAGAATGGTTTAATTCTGCCAAGAATTATGCTTTATACTCAAATGATTCAGGATTATATGACGACATTCTTTCTTACTTAAAAATTAAAAAATAAAAGCTATGAACCCTTAT encodes the following:
- a CDS encoding AAA family ATPase yields the protein MYKELIQDLKEALKLSPNNLPLRLRLGKCYEAILDLENAEEEYLYILRIDDKNVKAKEALASVYFSSKKYQAAQVIIEDILPYSSENIDLLELHCKTLIKLNELYEAQEVYKSILEINPHYNNEDIDKHLRANHTNIVNEIDEDGFQSIEKPSINFQNIGGMEEVKKEISLKIIQPLKHPELYKAYGKKTGGGILLYGPPGCGKTHIARATAGEINAHFINVGINDILDMWIGSSERNLHEIFENARSNKPCVLFIDEIDALGANRSDISKSGSRTVINQFLAELDGLDSNNDGILILAATNNPWYLDPAFRRPGRFDRIIFVSPPDEKARQEIFEILLKDKPIEGINFEKLSKLTKEFSGADMQAVIDIAIEEKLEKSFETGKLEPLSMTSLTKAIKKHKASTKEWFNSAKNYALYSNDSGLYDDILSYLKIKK